Proteins from a single region of Corynebacterium casei LMG S-19264:
- a CDS encoding ATP-dependent DNA helicase produces MNEEPLNQTTDTLLDQAVAALGGARRDGQHAMAQAVTKALESDRHLAVQAGTGTGKSLAYLVPAIRHAHNTGSTIIVSTATIALQRQLVERDLPRLVDALEPIMERKPTFAIMKGRNNYVCLNKVAQAGFEPDETLLEDEEVSWTGKHVKRVFEWADETETGDRDDLSPGVPDLAWRQVSVTSRECLGASRCPQGEDCFAELAKQKAAQVDIVVTNHALLAIDAAAETDILPEHDVVIVDEAHELDARITSVSTAEINARAIKMAANRAKSLGAEGKDVRLGELADDFAIFIGTYESGRWVDMDEPSKNQLDGLATAIIDCKTAVSRPSEGEAANDPEKFAERQNLTNHLSEMAETIHRILEVFDTDDAAEQDDVVWVDDTSLAVAPLSVADLLRDNLFGENTVVLTSATLALGGRFDVMAAQWGMPKGTWDSMDAGTPFNPAKSGILYVASHLPAPGRDGLADETLAEMKDLIMAAGGRTLGLFSSRRAAEQAAEKLRMQVPFEIFVQGQDTTGALVEKFSKHENSCLFGTLTLWQGVDVPGPACSLVLIDRIPFPRPDQPLLQARTDAANAAGRSGFMEVSATHAALLMAQGAGRLLRATTDRGVVAVLDNRLETKRYGSFLKNSMPRFWTTTDPKVVRGALKRLVAS; encoded by the coding sequence GTGAACGAAGAACCCCTCAATCAGACGACGGATACTTTGCTTGATCAAGCCGTGGCTGCCTTGGGAGGTGCCCGCCGCGACGGCCAGCACGCTATGGCTCAGGCCGTCACCAAAGCCTTGGAGTCCGACCGCCACTTGGCTGTTCAGGCCGGCACCGGTACCGGCAAGTCTTTGGCCTATTTGGTGCCTGCTATCCGGCATGCGCATAACACTGGATCCACCATCATCGTCTCTACCGCGACGATTGCTTTGCAGCGCCAGCTGGTAGAGCGTGACCTTCCGCGTCTGGTGGACGCGCTGGAGCCCATTATGGAGCGCAAACCCACCTTCGCCATTATGAAGGGCCGCAACAACTATGTGTGCCTGAATAAGGTGGCGCAGGCAGGGTTCGAGCCAGATGAGACGTTGTTGGAAGATGAAGAGGTTTCTTGGACGGGCAAGCATGTCAAGCGCGTTTTTGAGTGGGCAGATGAGACCGAAACCGGCGACCGTGATGATCTGAGCCCGGGCGTGCCGGATCTGGCGTGGCGGCAGGTTTCTGTCACCTCACGGGAGTGCCTGGGGGCGTCGCGCTGCCCACAGGGTGAGGATTGTTTCGCGGAGCTGGCCAAGCAGAAGGCTGCACAGGTAGACATCGTGGTGACCAACCACGCGCTTTTGGCTATCGATGCCGCCGCCGAGACCGACATCCTGCCCGAACATGACGTGGTGATTGTGGACGAGGCACATGAACTGGATGCCCGCATCACCTCGGTTTCCACGGCAGAAATTAATGCCCGCGCCATCAAGATGGCCGCTAACCGCGCCAAATCCCTGGGCGCTGAGGGCAAGGACGTGCGCCTGGGCGAATTAGCGGATGATTTCGCGATTTTCATCGGCACCTATGAGTCCGGCCGTTGGGTGGATATGGACGAGCCTTCCAAGAACCAGTTGGATGGCCTGGCCACCGCGATCATCGACTGTAAGACTGCCGTATCCCGTCCTAGTGAGGGTGAAGCCGCTAATGATCCGGAGAAGTTCGCCGAGCGGCAGAATTTGACCAATCACCTTTCTGAGATGGCGGAGACCATCCACCGCATCCTGGAAGTATTCGACACCGATGATGCCGCGGAGCAAGATGACGTGGTGTGGGTGGATGACACTTCCCTAGCGGTGGCACCGCTGTCGGTGGCGGATTTGCTGCGCGATAACCTGTTTGGTGAAAACACCGTGGTGCTCACATCCGCGACGTTGGCACTAGGTGGGCGCTTTGATGTCATGGCCGCGCAGTGGGGCATGCCGAAGGGCACCTGGGATTCCATGGATGCTGGCACGCCATTCAACCCGGCCAAGTCAGGCATTCTATATGTGGCATCGCATCTTCCAGCGCCAGGACGCGATGGGCTTGCCGATGAAACCCTCGCCGAGATGAAAGACCTCATCATGGCAGCTGGTGGGCGGACCTTAGGTCTATTTTCTTCTCGTCGCGCTGCTGAGCAGGCCGCGGAAAAGCTGCGCATGCAAGTACCTTTTGAAATCTTTGTCCAAGGTCAAGACACCACAGGTGCTTTAGTGGAAAAGTTCTCCAAGCATGAGAACTCTTGTCTGTTTGGCACTCTCACCTTGTGGCAGGGCGTAGACGTGCCTGGTCCTGCGTGTTCATTGGTACTTATTGACCGCATTCCGTTCCCGCGTCCGGACCAACCATTGCTGCAGGCACGCACCGATGCCGCCAACGCTGCCGGGCGCAGCGGCTTCATGGAGGTCTCCGCCACCCACGCAGCGCTACTCATGGCGCAGGGTGCCGGTCGCCTTTTGCGCGCCACCACCGACCGCGGCGTCGTCGCAGTGCTAGACAACCGCTTGGAAACGAAACGCTATGGCAGCTTCCTGAAGAACTCCATGCCACGTTTCTGGACCACCACCGACCCCAAGGTGGTGCGCGGGGCGCTCAAGCGTCTGGTGGCGTCCTAG
- a CDS encoding aminoacyl-tRNA hydrolase, protein MGLEDISPEFELAHKRLVDACTGRSWRDIDEDPEHPETIQAMQIALNMPKQNPPARTELLESAARAVVGVCLDERAGEEGAFAQDLSQWYGHRIRKVARRARNKAWEDVQGLPGATVNNQARAFTPSAVKDVHPAIAKLQIGHTDIAYDDPGEPRAGVPTVYVDRTLEMSAGKAAAQVGHGSMLYAAALSAEQAWQWAQQGFDLSVCEVDRELFNKALAVPGAVVIRDAGYTEVAPDSATVVTLPVPLDG, encoded by the coding sequence ATGGGACTGGAAGACATCTCGCCGGAGTTTGAGCTGGCGCATAAGCGCCTGGTCGATGCTTGCACCGGGCGCTCTTGGCGTGACATCGATGAAGACCCGGAACATCCGGAAACCATTCAGGCAATGCAGATAGCCCTGAACATGCCGAAGCAAAACCCACCTGCGCGCACGGAGCTGCTGGAATCGGCAGCGCGTGCCGTCGTCGGAGTATGCCTCGATGAACGCGCCGGCGAAGAAGGAGCTTTCGCACAGGACTTGAGCCAGTGGTACGGGCACCGCATCCGCAAGGTCGCACGCCGAGCCCGCAACAAGGCCTGGGAGGACGTACAAGGCCTTCCAGGGGCAACGGTGAACAACCAAGCGCGTGCGTTTACTCCATCCGCTGTAAAAGACGTCCATCCGGCGATTGCGAAGCTGCAGATCGGGCACACAGATATTGCTTACGATGATCCGGGCGAGCCACGTGCCGGTGTGCCAACCGTCTACGTGGACCGGACTTTGGAGATGTCAGCAGGTAAGGCCGCTGCGCAAGTCGGGCACGGTTCCATGCTTTATGCCGCCGCATTGTCTGCGGAGCAGGCATGGCAATGGGCGCAGCAGGGCTTTGACTTAAGCGTGTGTGAAGTTGACCGCGAGCTCTTTAATAAAGCGCTCGCCGTGCCAGGCGCAGTGGTTATCCGCGACGCCGGCTACACCGAAGTCGCACCTGATTCGGCGACCGTGGTGACGCTGCCAGTACCTCTGGACGGCTAG
- the serB gene encoding phosphoserine phosphatase SerB: MTSTHLLIIVGPTLPQNLVADLEELGVVVNEQRPVPTEHLDGVELSVRYEGSAEELSNLAASHGVDIALLPVGDSPSRGLICLDCDSTLITGEVIEMLAAHAGKEAEVAEVTDRAMRGELDFEESLRERVATLAGLDKSVIDSVSQAIELTTGVKEALATLKEQGYRVAVVSGGFIQVLEQLARELELDYVRANTLEIEDGRLTGRVAGKVVDRKAKEEFLREFAADSGLDMAQTVAVGDGANDIDMVTAAGLGIAFNAKPALRAHADVSINLPTLAGLVQILGATTPGDIQ, encoded by the coding sequence GTGACTTCCACTCATTTGTTAATCATTGTTGGCCCAACGCTCCCGCAAAATCTGGTTGCAGACTTGGAGGAACTAGGTGTTGTTGTAAACGAACAGCGCCCAGTCCCAACTGAGCATCTAGATGGCGTGGAGCTTTCCGTGCGCTATGAAGGATCTGCGGAGGAGCTCTCAAACCTCGCGGCTTCTCATGGCGTTGATATCGCCTTGCTGCCAGTGGGGGATTCTCCATCGCGCGGGCTGATTTGTTTGGATTGTGACTCCACGCTTATTACCGGTGAGGTCATTGAGATGCTTGCGGCGCACGCGGGTAAGGAAGCGGAAGTAGCTGAGGTTACTGACCGTGCGATGCGAGGCGAGCTTGATTTTGAGGAGTCCTTGCGCGAGCGTGTTGCTACTTTGGCGGGCTTGGATAAGTCCGTGATTGATTCGGTCTCGCAAGCGATTGAGCTGACCACAGGTGTCAAGGAAGCACTGGCTACATTGAAGGAGCAGGGCTACCGCGTAGCGGTGGTCTCAGGTGGCTTCATTCAGGTACTCGAGCAGCTCGCGCGCGAACTAGAACTTGATTACGTTCGTGCCAACACCCTGGAGATTGAAGACGGTCGCCTCACCGGCCGGGTTGCCGGCAAAGTAGTGGACCGCAAGGCCAAAGAAGAGTTCCTGCGTGAGTTCGCCGCAGACTCAGGCCTGGATATGGCACAGACGGTTGCTGTGGGCGATGGCGCCAATGACATCGACATGGTCACCGCAGCAGGTTTGGGCATCGCTTTTAACGCCAAGCCAGCATTGCGTGCGCATGCCGATGTTTCTATCAACTTGCCCACCTTGGCGGGGCTAGTACAGATTCTGGGAGCAACCACCCCTGGAGATATTCAGTAA
- the ctaD gene encoding aa3-type cytochrome oxidase subunit I, with translation MTAVAPRLDDYVQPTRPEPSGNSKTGSKAWMMLTTTDHKQLGIMYIIMSFGFFFLGGLMALLIRAELFTPGLQFLSNEQFNQLFTMHGTVMLLLFATPIVWGFANYVLPLQIGAPDVAFPRLNAFGFWITSGGGLIMLSGFLTPGGAADFGWTMYMPLADSVHTPGVGADMWIIGVGATGIGTVLSAINMLTTILTMRAPGMTMFRLPVFVWGIFVTAILALMIFPLLLAAALGVLYDRKLGGHIFDSANGGAILWQHLFWFFGHPEVYVIALPFFGIVSEVVPVFSRKPIFGYTGMVFALLAIGALSMAVWAHHMFVTGAVLLPFFSFMTFLIAVPTGMKFFNWVGTMWKGHITWDTPMIWAMGFMATFLFGGMTGVMLAAPALDFHLAESYFLIAHFHYTLFGTVVFSAFAGLYFWFPKMTGRMLDERLGKIHFWLTFIGFHGTFLIQHWVGNMGMPRRYADYLESDGFTVFNQISTVFSFVLGASVIPLIWNVFKSSRYGEIVTVDDPWGYGNSLEWATTCPPPRHNFDSMPRIRSERPAFELHYPHMVKRLRAEAHAGVNH, from the coding sequence ATGACCGCTGTGGCGCCACGGCTAGACGATTACGTCCAGCCAACTCGTCCAGAGCCTTCCGGTAATAGTAAGACCGGTTCCAAGGCTTGGATGATGCTAACCACCACCGACCACAAGCAGCTGGGCATCATGTACATCATCATGTCGTTCGGCTTCTTCTTCCTCGGTGGCTTGATGGCACTGCTGATCCGCGCTGAGCTTTTCACCCCGGGTCTCCAGTTCCTTTCTAACGAGCAGTTCAACCAGTTATTCACTATGCACGGCACCGTGATGCTGCTGCTCTTCGCAACCCCAATTGTTTGGGGCTTCGCTAACTACGTGCTCCCACTTCAAATTGGCGCGCCTGACGTGGCCTTCCCGCGTCTGAACGCATTCGGTTTCTGGATCACCTCCGGCGGCGGCCTCATCATGTTGTCTGGCTTCCTGACCCCAGGCGGCGCAGCTGACTTCGGTTGGACCATGTACATGCCTTTGGCTGACAGCGTTCACACCCCAGGCGTTGGCGCAGACATGTGGATCATCGGTGTCGGCGCAACCGGTATCGGTACCGTTCTTTCCGCTATCAACATGCTGACCACCATTTTGACCATGCGTGCACCAGGCATGACCATGTTCCGTCTGCCAGTATTCGTCTGGGGCATTTTCGTTACCGCGATCCTTGCGCTGATGATCTTCCCGCTGCTGCTTGCTGCTGCACTGGGTGTTCTCTACGACCGCAAGCTTGGCGGCCACATCTTTGACTCCGCTAATGGCGGCGCAATTCTGTGGCAGCACCTGTTCTGGTTCTTCGGTCACCCTGAGGTGTACGTCATTGCACTGCCGTTCTTCGGCATCGTCTCTGAGGTTGTTCCAGTCTTCTCCCGTAAGCCAATCTTCGGCTACACCGGCATGGTCTTCGCACTTCTGGCAATTGGTGCACTGTCCATGGCCGTGTGGGCACACCACATGTTCGTTACCGGCGCAGTTCTGCTTCCGTTCTTCTCGTTCATGACATTCCTGATTGCAGTGCCTACCGGTATGAAGTTCTTCAACTGGGTCGGCACTATGTGGAAGGGGCACATAACTTGGGACACCCCGATGATCTGGGCGATGGGCTTCATGGCGACATTCCTGTTCGGCGGTATGACCGGCGTCATGTTGGCTGCTCCAGCATTAGACTTCCACCTAGCTGAGTCTTACTTCCTGATTGCGCACTTCCACTACACCCTTTTCGGTACTGTTGTGTTCTCAGCATTCGCTGGTCTGTACTTCTGGTTCCCTAAGATGACCGGTCGTATGCTGGATGAGCGCCTGGGCAAGATTCACTTCTGGTTGACCTTCATTGGCTTCCACGGCACCTTCCTGATTCAGCACTGGGTCGGTAACATGGGTATGCCACGTCGTTACGCGGACTACCTGGAATCTGACGGCTTCACCGTCTTCAACCAGATCTCCACCGTCTTCTCCTTCGTCTTGGGTGCATCCGTCATCCCACTGATTTGGAACGTATTCAAGTCCTCCCGTTACGGTGAGATCGTTACCGTTGATGACCCATGGGGCTACGGCAACTCTCTCGAGTGGGCAACCACTTGCCCTCCTCCACGCCACAACTTCGATTCCATGCCACGCATCCGTTCTGAGCGTCCAGCCTTCGAGCTGCACTACCCTCACATGGTTAAGCGTCTGCGTGCAGAGGCACACGCTGGTGTAAATCACTAG
- a CDS encoding integrase catalytic domain-containing protein, with protein sequence MNTRIEITKKYATAYAKAGRQQKSAILDAVTDITGWNRDHARQQLMRRTRQPKGRANATVAVIDRRKTKARKYSYDAIKILQYVWSVAGGICGKYLAQAMVDLLNSLEAHNHLVPGQGRYSTNVRDELVSMSPATIDRYLAPARARDTLRGKSATKPGTLLRNSIQVRKAGDEVEAEPGFFEVDTVAHCGPTLKGEFIRSVNYTDMHTGWVYTRAVKNNAAVHIVAACTHFVEAVPYLVTGLDFDNGSEFINHDLIDWAAQRKIFFTRGRPYTKNDQATIESKNNHLVRRYGFYYRYDTTTELGLMTTLWALVNDRLNYFTPTKKPTGYSTDSVGRRKRVYDTPRTPFVRLLDSGILNRKQVAELRAYKAGLDPVHIAAEIDRIQQRLIKLAAGKTARMKREIEAKQALPDSSGIRVRPSRVG encoded by the coding sequence ATGAACACCAGAATCGAGATCACGAAGAAATACGCCACCGCGTATGCCAAGGCCGGCAGGCAACAAAAGTCGGCCATCCTCGATGCCGTCACCGACATCACTGGCTGGAACCGCGACCACGCTCGCCAACAGCTCATGCGTCGGACTCGCCAGCCCAAGGGCAGAGCCAACGCCACCGTGGCCGTGATCGATCGACGCAAGACTAAGGCCCGTAAGTACTCCTACGACGCGATCAAGATCCTGCAGTATGTGTGGTCAGTTGCCGGTGGAATCTGCGGCAAATACCTCGCCCAAGCTATGGTCGATCTCCTCAACTCCCTCGAAGCCCACAACCACCTCGTGCCTGGCCAGGGCCGCTACAGCACGAACGTACGCGACGAGCTGGTGTCGATGAGTCCAGCCACGATCGACCGATACCTGGCACCAGCCCGGGCTAGAGACACCCTGCGTGGGAAGTCGGCAACGAAGCCTGGCACACTGTTGCGCAACTCGATCCAGGTTCGTAAGGCCGGTGATGAAGTCGAAGCCGAACCCGGATTCTTCGAAGTCGATACCGTTGCCCACTGCGGACCGACGTTGAAGGGCGAGTTCATCCGCTCGGTCAATTACACCGATATGCACACCGGGTGGGTCTACACCCGAGCAGTCAAGAACAATGCTGCCGTACACATTGTTGCCGCGTGCACTCATTTCGTTGAAGCGGTGCCCTATCTCGTGACCGGGCTCGACTTCGACAACGGTTCAGAGTTCATCAATCACGACCTCATCGACTGGGCGGCCCAGCGGAAGATCTTCTTCACTCGCGGCAGGCCTTATACGAAGAATGACCAGGCCACGATCGAGTCAAAGAACAACCATCTCGTGCGTCGGTACGGGTTCTACTACCGCTACGACACGACAACCGAACTCGGACTCATGACGACGCTCTGGGCACTGGTCAATGACCGGTTGAACTACTTCACTCCGACGAAGAAACCCACCGGGTATTCCACTGATTCGGTGGGTCGTCGCAAACGTGTTTATGACACCCCGCGGACCCCGTTCGTGCGTCTGCTGGATTCCGGGATCCTCAACAGAAAGCAAGTCGCTGAGCTCAGGGCTTACAAGGCTGGTCTTGACCCGGTCCATATCGCGGCCGAGATCGATCGGATCCAGCAGAGGCTGATCAAGCTCGCTGCCGGGAAGACCGCGCGTATGAAACGTGAGATCGAGGCCAAGCAGGCATTGCCCGATTCCTCGGGTATTCGGGTCAGGCCGAGTCGGGTGGGGTGA
- a CDS encoding Hachiman antiphage defense system protein HamA — translation MSSETETSGTIDDMAPLSSWTTSTHEPLNRHSMVHMVAPSATIGSGVDWAASQIPNQYTDPDRVATILAKLGKPKAAKYLKGKLPTSKRTRSGDLGEIIGAQYATLELGFRVVERLRWKDHREMSMRGDDLIGVRASTNGTLELLKGEAKSRARLGTATVTDADDALKRDRGRPSPHALSFVADRLHELGEHTLAELIDDAQLISGISQRQVVQLLFTFTGNDPRALLRANTTAYRGRVKRLAVGLQVSKHQAFIAKVYSKAIADA, via the coding sequence TTGAGTTCAGAGACTGAGACCTCTGGCACCATTGATGACATGGCACCACTTTCATCGTGGACGACTTCCACACACGAGCCGCTTAATCGGCACTCGATGGTGCACATGGTTGCCCCATCGGCGACCATCGGATCGGGAGTCGACTGGGCTGCGTCACAGATCCCAAACCAATACACGGATCCGGATCGCGTCGCCACGATCCTCGCCAAGCTGGGGAAACCTAAAGCAGCCAAGTACCTGAAGGGAAAGCTTCCTACAAGCAAGCGCACCCGCTCGGGCGACCTCGGAGAGATCATCGGAGCGCAGTACGCAACGCTTGAACTGGGCTTTCGAGTGGTGGAGCGGCTGCGGTGGAAGGACCACCGCGAGATGTCGATGCGTGGCGATGATTTGATTGGTGTGCGCGCGAGTACGAACGGAACGCTGGAACTATTGAAGGGTGAGGCAAAGAGCCGTGCAAGGCTCGGAACTGCAACGGTCACGGACGCAGATGATGCACTTAAGCGCGATCGGGGACGACCATCACCTCATGCTCTCAGCTTCGTCGCTGACCGACTCCACGAACTCGGTGAGCACACGTTGGCGGAGCTCATCGACGACGCCCAGTTAATTTCTGGAATCAGTCAACGGCAGGTGGTCCAACTGCTTTTTACCTTCACTGGTAATGATCCGAGGGCCCTCCTCCGCGCAAATACGACAGCGTACCGGGGACGTGTAAAGCGTCTCGCCGTCGGTCTGCAGGTCTCAAAGCATCAGGCGTTCATCGCGAAGGTGTACTCCAAGGCGATCGCTGATGCCTGA
- a CDS encoding DEAD/DEAH box helicase yields the protein MPETVDEIEAAIGQATAPGFREQLLARGEARSMIWRDGVLPEDAPEFDQLLSYDLLSYGYSLLSLGLRLVEANGSRSLAQRAFEGAATAIESVIARGPNSRERGFHRVVAAAAYHLGGYSARAYSLLQTALDSGEVTIGERSLIHIIRRELDTLAALILSHRYEDAAADANLVETLRGLLEPTSDEDQADDSGDTDVVDVVDLALTDAFVGAISMALLAFERGEQALLDEALSTLQVGLGAAGELNMVPQWWCHRLAIHLLRGLWEASFHRLLPDAPTDGGGGDWAQLRATFIASLFRRRRSEIDLWPSQLAAAERVLNTSENLVLSLPTSAGKTRIAELCILACLAEGRRVVFVTPLRALSAQTETALQRTFTPLGKTVSSLYGAIGASSADEDLLRERDIVVATPEKLDFALRNDPTLLDSVGLVVLDEGHMIGADEREVRYEVQIQRLLRRGDAATRRIICLSAILPDGDEVEDFVNWLTDDQPDGLIASSWRPTKLRYGEVIWQGDRARLSIIVGDEEPFVPRFLEPLVPPIGRRKTPFPKNQQELTLATAWRLVDDGQTVLIFCPLKLSVNAFARVIVDLHTREALRSVFEGDPGDLASAITIGEEWFGRDHPILACLRLGVAIHHGSLPAPYRREVERLLQRGALKVTVSSPTLAQGLNLSASALVMHSLWRNRELIKASEFRNIVGRAGRAFVDSVGLVVHPIFKDVSRGRRNWGQLVKDTALRDMESGLLQLVANLFARMQAKHGLRDLDSLLEYVAGAAAWDYPEVAAESEEEAERSRFAWRSQLASLDNALLSLLNDSAIAEDGIEGALDDVLASSLWTRSLARRQEPVQTALRAGLTARARFLWSQSTPAQRRGYFLAGVGLETGRQLDEHASILEQHLRDADEGIRISDPGAAIDALTSFAGIAFDIYPFAPRTLPPQWEGILAAWLRGEDATQIAGEEVTDTLEFIEDSLAYRLPWALEAVRVRATAHEEPVNGLWAFLADEHGLAVASLETGTLNRSAALLMQAGFSSRAGALAAIAAGRGTFTTVSELHQWLNSEEVRQHANDPHWPTVSSHDLWVDFISRGAAAPERTWINTVEDAAVTWLPDHQPSSGTPYRAVSLANGETILQAADGRRAGSLEEPLNPKRRGLLIVTGTNAANSVELRYRGPSDLHA from the coding sequence ATGCCTGAAACAGTTGATGAGATTGAGGCAGCGATCGGGCAGGCGACTGCACCCGGATTTCGTGAACAGCTTCTCGCGCGAGGAGAAGCCCGGTCGATGATCTGGCGGGACGGTGTCCTGCCAGAGGACGCGCCCGAATTCGACCAGCTGCTCAGCTACGACCTTCTCTCCTACGGCTACTCGCTCCTAAGCCTGGGGCTGCGCCTCGTGGAGGCGAATGGATCGCGCAGCCTCGCCCAACGCGCCTTTGAGGGCGCAGCCACAGCCATCGAATCAGTGATCGCGAGGGGACCCAACTCGCGCGAACGAGGCTTCCACCGCGTCGTCGCGGCAGCCGCCTACCACCTCGGCGGCTACTCCGCGCGTGCATACTCGCTGCTTCAGACAGCGCTCGATTCCGGTGAAGTCACGATTGGCGAGCGATCCCTCATCCACATCATCCGCAGAGAACTCGACACCCTGGCTGCGCTCATCTTGAGCCACCGCTACGAGGACGCGGCAGCAGACGCCAACCTGGTTGAGACGTTGCGCGGGCTCCTCGAGCCGACGAGCGATGAGGACCAGGCTGATGACAGCGGCGACACCGATGTCGTTGACGTCGTCGACCTCGCACTGACGGACGCGTTCGTCGGTGCGATCAGCATGGCGCTGCTTGCGTTCGAACGGGGCGAGCAAGCGCTGCTGGATGAGGCCCTCAGCACGCTGCAGGTCGGTCTAGGAGCCGCCGGCGAACTGAACATGGTTCCGCAGTGGTGGTGCCATCGACTTGCGATTCACCTGCTTCGCGGTCTGTGGGAGGCCAGTTTCCATCGCCTGCTCCCGGACGCCCCAACCGACGGTGGTGGTGGCGACTGGGCACAACTGCGTGCGACGTTCATCGCATCCCTCTTCCGGAGGCGACGCTCGGAGATCGACCTATGGCCGTCGCAGCTCGCCGCAGCAGAGCGGGTGCTGAATACCAGCGAGAACTTGGTGCTGTCTCTTCCGACGAGCGCCGGCAAGACCCGGATTGCCGAGCTTTGCATCCTCGCATGCCTAGCCGAGGGCCGGCGGGTTGTGTTCGTAACCCCATTGCGGGCGCTGTCAGCTCAGACCGAAACCGCCCTGCAACGCACTTTCACCCCTCTGGGGAAGACCGTCTCATCCTTATACGGCGCGATCGGGGCCAGCAGCGCCGACGAGGATTTGCTGCGAGAGAGGGACATCGTCGTCGCTACTCCCGAGAAGCTCGACTTCGCCCTGCGCAACGACCCAACACTCCTCGACAGCGTAGGGCTTGTCGTCCTCGACGAGGGGCACATGATCGGGGCGGATGAACGTGAGGTCCGATACGAAGTTCAGATCCAACGACTGCTGCGCCGTGGGGATGCGGCTACCAGACGTATCATCTGCCTCTCGGCGATACTGCCAGACGGAGATGAAGTCGAGGACTTCGTCAACTGGCTCACCGATGACCAGCCCGACGGTCTCATCGCGAGCTCGTGGCGGCCGACGAAGCTTCGCTATGGCGAAGTGATCTGGCAAGGCGATCGAGCCCGCCTGAGCATCATCGTGGGAGACGAGGAGCCCTTCGTGCCCCGGTTCCTCGAACCCTTAGTTCCACCGATCGGTCGCAGGAAGACGCCCTTCCCCAAGAATCAGCAGGAGCTGACGCTGGCTACCGCCTGGCGGCTCGTCGACGACGGGCAGACTGTCCTGATCTTTTGCCCACTCAAATTATCGGTGAACGCATTTGCCAGAGTCATCGTCGACCTTCATACACGGGAAGCACTGCGAAGTGTCTTCGAAGGAGATCCGGGCGACCTCGCCTCGGCCATCACGATCGGAGAGGAATGGTTCGGCCGAGATCACCCGATCCTCGCCTGTCTGAGACTCGGCGTAGCGATTCATCACGGATCGCTGCCCGCACCCTACCGACGAGAGGTCGAAAGGCTGCTGCAGCGAGGGGCGCTGAAGGTCACGGTCTCTTCGCCGACCCTCGCCCAGGGACTAAATCTCTCAGCCAGCGCGCTCGTAATGCACAGCCTCTGGCGCAACCGAGAACTGATCAAGGCGTCTGAGTTCCGCAACATCGTCGGCAGAGCCGGCAGAGCGTTCGTAGACTCCGTCGGCCTCGTCGTCCACCCAATCTTCAAGGACGTGTCCCGAGGGAGGCGGAACTGGGGGCAGTTGGTCAAGGACACCGCTCTGCGCGACATGGAAAGCGGCCTACTGCAACTGGTGGCGAACCTGTTTGCCCGGATGCAGGCCAAGCACGGTCTCCGGGACCTGGACTCGCTGCTGGAATACGTCGCCGGCGCAGCGGCGTGGGATTACCCAGAAGTCGCCGCCGAGAGCGAGGAGGAAGCCGAGCGCTCCCGATTTGCGTGGCGCTCGCAGCTCGCTAGCCTCGACAACGCCCTCCTCAGTCTGCTCAACGACTCCGCGATAGCGGAGGACGGAATCGAGGGGGCTCTCGATGACGTGCTCGCCTCGTCTCTTTGGACCAGAAGCTTGGCTCGACGGCAGGAGCCCGTTCAGACAGCGCTTCGAGCCGGCCTGACCGCGCGTGCACGCTTCCTCTGGAGCCAGTCGACCCCGGCGCAGCGCCGAGGGTACTTCCTTGCCGGGGTCGGTCTCGAGACCGGACGCCAACTCGATGAGCACGCCAGCATCTTGGAGCAGCACCTGCGCGACGCCGACGAGGGCATCCGAATCAGCGACCCCGGTGCCGCAATCGACGCCCTGACCAGCTTCGCTGGGATCGCATTCGACATCTACCCCTTCGCGCCCCGCACTCTTCCTCCGCAGTGGGAAGGCATCCTCGCCGCATGGCTTCGCGGCGAGGATGCCACGCAGATTGCGGGAGAGGAGGTCACGGACACGCTGGAATTCATCGAGGATTCGCTGGCCTACCGGCTTCCATGGGCGCTGGAAGCGGTCCGGGTCCGAGCGACCGCCCACGAAGAGCCTGTCAACGGTCTTTGGGCGTTCCTCGCCGATGAGCACGGGCTCGCAGTTGCATCGCTAGAGACAGGGACGCTGAACCGATCCGCCGCGCTGCTCATGCAGGCCGGATTCTCCTCCCGAGCCGGTGCCCTCGCCGCCATCGCAGCCGGACGCGGCACCTTCACAACCGTGTCGGAGCTTCACCAGTGGCTGAACTCGGAGGAGGTGCGGCAACATGCGAACGACCCGCACTGGCCGACCGTGTCATCGCACGATCTCTGGGTCGATTTCATCAGCCGTGGCGCTGCTGCACCGGAGAGAACCTGGATCAACACAGTCGAGGATGCCGCGGTGACGTGGCTTCCCGATCACCAGCCGAGTAGCGGGACTCCCTATCGAGCCGTGTCCCTTGCGAACGGTGAGACCATCCTCCAAGCCGCGGACGGTCGACGAGCCGGTTCGCTTGAGGAACCACTCAATCCGAAAAGGCGCGGGTTGCTCATAGTCACCGGGACGAACGCCGCCAACAGCGTCGAACTCCGCTATCGAGGCCCATCCGACCTTCATGCGTAA